In Thermococcus chitonophagus, the genomic stretch TCTCATCTGCCTTACCGGTTTTTCTCCAAAAGTCCGTTTGAGCCAGTAGAGAGGAACTAAAGCATCCTTTGGCCGCGGTTTCAGAATCCCAATGTCGACGTAAACACCGTAGCCTACTTTCCCAAGGTCAACAAGCCTCCCTAAGAGTACATCGCCCTCATTTACACTTGCCAGAGAATAAGGAATTTCACCCCATTCTTCCCTAATGAGGTTTGCAGATATCTCACTATCTTCGCCCTCAAGCGTTATTTTAACCCACTGCCTTATTGTTATTGAAACTCTCCACTTTACATCAAGGTCTCCAATTAAGGATTTCAACTTCTTGTTGATCTTACTAAAACCACTCCTATCCCCATAAATCTTCTGAGGTATTATAACTTCCATAGGGCGTCACTTTCTCCTGCTTTTCTTTGACTTGGATTTTGGAGCTTTTCTCAGGCCCAGCTCTATTTCAAGCTCCTCAATTCTCTTTTTTAATTCTTCTATAATAGCCGAGTTATCGTATTCATGGAGTATTTCACCACATATAGGACATGTAAAGCCATACTCAAAGGCTTCATCAAAAGTCAGTTTTGGATGCCCTGGGGTGCCACAGTGGTAATACACTTCATTTGTTTCCTCTTGGAGCATTTTCTTCAACTTTTCGAGCTCTTGCATTTTTCTTGCCTTAATGATTTCAGGTAACCTCTTGGTCTCAATATGCCAGTAATAATAATACCATCCCGTCTCGTCATCCCTTATTCTTTTAAAATCGGCTAACTTTGCATCATAGAGAGCGTAAAGAATCTTCCTAACGGTATTAACTCTAATCCCCGTGATTTCAGCTAACTCTTCATCTGTGGCTTCTCCTTTCTTTTCAAGAGCCTTTATTACTTCTACAGCTTCATCTCCCCCTATGTCCCTTGCTATCTCAAGAAGGGCCTTGTTCCTTCTGGCCATTCTCTTAACCTCCCAATTTTAACCACTTTCCCCAATGAATTAATATGGACATAACCCTATATATACTTTAAGGAAGATATTCAAGAAGGGCGGGAAAACGTTATTTAGTTAAGTACTCATCGACAAGCTCTTTAGCGGAGGGTTTATATATCTCAAGAACCTCAATGTCCTCTATTACATTCCCCTCTCTTAGCTTCAATTTAACTTTACCACCATAGACTTGGAGATCTAAAAGACCATAGACAACGTCCTCTGCTTCTATTGGACTCTTGAACTTCATTATATACTCTCCATCTTCAGTAATAAGCTTCACCCACCATTCATTCTTCCTCTTAAACGGCCTGGTAACCTTTGGCTTGAACTTCTCGATGATTACTTCCAACTATGTCACCCCCACATCTCTGAAGTTGCTGGCCCCTTTGGGATTTATCAACCTAACTGTCCACAAAAAAGCTTATAAAACTTCTGCCGAGTTAGTCATCGGGTGGGCCGGTAGCTCAGCCTGGTTAGAGCACCGGGCTTTTAACCCGGTGGTCGCGGGTTCAAATCCCGCCCGGCCCGCCAAACCTATCCTTATTTATTTTAGGCGTCCTCCTATTGACACCATAGTTCCTTCTGCTAAGAAACCTAAAACACATTTTCTGCCCCAGCAGGCTATGTGTTGATTTTATAACCCCTCAAGATCATTTAGATAATAAAATATCAAGATCAAGAGGTGATGAGTTATCCTAATTATAGGGATTGATATAATCAGCGAAAATCCAAAAAGATTTGCCGTCGTAACTTGGTTTAATGGTAAGATTGAGAGGAAAGGTGAGTTTAACCTATATAGACTTATCAGATATATCAGGGCAAAAAGACCCGATATAATTGCAATGGATAGTGTTACCGAGCTTGGAGAAGACTTAAGGAAGTTTCTTCGAGCACTTCCAGAAGGAACTAAATTAGTACAAGTAACCGGGAGACCAGGGGAGCAGAAATCCCTTTGGAGTCTTGCTAAGGAGCATGGAATCAGGATTACGGATAAATTTGATCCTTACGAGGAAGCAAAAGTCGCAGCACTTCTCGCCTCCAAAGGCGTCGGCTATGAAGTCTTGGCGTTTGAAGATGAAGTTCTAATCAC encodes the following:
- a CDS encoding DUF2110 family protein; translation: MEVIIPQKIYGDRSGFSKINKKLKSLIGDLDVKWRVSITIRQWVKITLEGEDSEISANLIREEWGEIPYSLASVNEGDVLLGRLVDLGKVGYGVYVDIGILKPRPKDALVPLYWLKRTFGEKPVRQMRREFGWVDYLPVEIRIERVEKLAQEIEAYLTDRWVRKIKGWTSDKYDKLFIVGTISENVERALVETGHSRDVRRIEELGLMETMLILKKGTHAPGIIKEIGPYIKPAKIGAIKFPQDGEEK
- the tfe gene encoding transcription factor E, with amino-acid sequence MARRNKALLEIARDIGGDEAVEVIKALEKKGEATDEELAEITGIRVNTVRKILYALYDAKLADFKRIRDDETGWYYYYWHIETKRLPEIIKARKMQELEKLKKMLQEETNEVYYHCGTPGHPKLTFDEAFEYGFTCPICGEILHEYDNSAIIEELKKRIEELEIELGLRKAPKSKSKKSRRK